One Kribbella sp. NBC_00662 genomic region harbors:
- a CDS encoding TetR/AcrR family transcriptional regulator, whose protein sequence is MPTGVAMRDAREQLFDAAERVLLRDGPEALTSRAVTTEAGCAKGVLHKHFTDFDGFLAELVLDRIRRLDDQAEVLLKAAGQGSVVDNLTTMLTDLFGSVAVAIVSLTISRDGLRARLREAVPTGVPILSEAGRVVMDYLKAEQTYGRIPADRDLNALGLTLIGSTHLLFADRTGVRPTTDEVRAFVASVV, encoded by the coding sequence GTGCCGACCGGTGTCGCGATGCGGGATGCGCGGGAGCAGTTGTTCGACGCGGCGGAGCGGGTGCTGCTGCGGGACGGCCCGGAGGCGCTGACCAGTCGGGCGGTGACGACGGAGGCGGGGTGTGCGAAGGGCGTGCTGCACAAGCACTTCACCGACTTCGACGGCTTCCTGGCCGAGCTGGTCCTGGACCGGATCCGTCGCCTCGACGACCAGGCCGAGGTCCTGCTGAAGGCCGCCGGGCAAGGCTCGGTCGTCGACAACCTGACGACGATGCTCACCGATCTGTTCGGCTCGGTAGCGGTCGCGATCGTCAGCTTGACGATCTCGCGCGACGGCCTACGCGCACGTCTGCGGGAGGCCGTGCCGACCGGCGTACCGATCCTGAGCGAGGCAGGTCGGGTGGTCATGGACTACCTGAAAGCGGAACAGACCTACGGACGCATCCCCGCGGACCGAGACCTGAACGCGCTCGGGCTGACCCTGATCGGCTCCACCCACCTGCTCTTCGCCGACCGCACCGGTGTCCGCCCCACGACCGACGAAGTACGAGCCTTCGTCGCTTCCGTGGTCTAA
- a CDS encoding ABC transporter permease: protein MSPRDLLGAALRGLTANKLRSLLTVLGVSIGVGAVIVLVAVGNGSGKAVQARLEAMGTNLLTVSTTGGGGGFQRGQAGPASQQYSLTLDDAAALADARLAPDVSSVAPVMTSSGATATNGDTSYTVNQVIGTTPQYMPATNTPVGIGASFTQADVDTSQRVILLGQTTATELFTRPASAVGQTIKLGAVDFVVRGVLASKDSTGFNDPNATAIVPISTLRATQAGYGALNQIVVQAKATDRVDTAQAEVTQLLTARHQVPANQTSPFRITNSAQILQTSQDTAATFTALLATVAAISLVVGGIGVTNIMLVTVTERTREIGIRKALGARRRTILGQFLIEATLLSLLGGAVGVGVALIVTRFQLAGVQPVLVPSSIGLALGVSAAVGLFFGSMPAHRAAGLRPIDALRHE, encoded by the coding sequence ATGTCACCACGCGACCTGCTGGGGGCCGCACTCCGCGGCCTCACGGCGAACAAGCTCAGGTCCCTGCTCACCGTCCTCGGCGTGTCGATCGGGGTCGGCGCGGTCATCGTCCTGGTTGCTGTCGGCAACGGCTCCGGAAAGGCCGTGCAGGCCCGGCTCGAGGCGATGGGCACGAACCTGCTGACGGTCTCCACGACCGGTGGCGGTGGCGGCTTCCAGCGCGGACAGGCCGGACCGGCGTCGCAGCAGTACAGCCTCACCCTCGACGATGCGGCCGCGTTGGCCGACGCGCGGCTCGCGCCCGATGTCTCGTCGGTCGCTCCGGTGATGACGAGCAGCGGGGCCACGGCGACCAACGGCGACACCAGCTACACCGTGAACCAGGTGATCGGTACGACGCCGCAATACATGCCGGCCACCAACACGCCGGTCGGGATCGGGGCGTCGTTCACCCAGGCGGACGTCGACACCTCGCAGCGGGTGATCCTGCTCGGGCAGACGACCGCGACCGAGCTGTTCACCCGGCCCGCGAGCGCGGTCGGGCAGACGATCAAGCTCGGCGCCGTCGACTTCGTCGTCCGGGGCGTGCTGGCCAGCAAGGACAGCACCGGGTTCAACGACCCGAACGCGACCGCGATCGTGCCGATCAGCACGCTCCGCGCCACGCAGGCCGGGTACGGCGCACTCAACCAGATCGTCGTACAGGCCAAGGCCACCGATCGGGTCGACACCGCGCAGGCCGAGGTCACGCAGCTGCTGACCGCTCGCCACCAGGTGCCGGCGAATCAGACGTCGCCGTTCCGGATCACGAACTCGGCGCAGATCCTGCAGACGAGCCAGGACACGGCCGCGACGTTCACCGCCCTGCTGGCGACGGTCGCCGCGATCAGCCTGGTCGTCGGCGGGATCGGCGTCACCAACATCATGCTGGTCACGGTCACCGAGCGGACCCGCGAGATCGGTATCCGCAAGGCGCTCGGGGCGCGGCGGCGGACGATCCTCGGGCAGTTCCTGATCGAGGCGACGCTGCTGAGCCTGCTCGGCGGCGCGGTCGGTGTCGGGGTCGCGTTGATCGTCACCCGCTTCCAGCTGGCCGGTGTGCAGCCGGTGCTGGTGCCGTCGTCGATCGGGCTCGCGCTCGGCGTGTCCGCGGCGGTCGGCCTGTTCTTCGGCAGCATGCCGGCGCACCGAGCCGCCGGACTCCGTCCCATCGATGCACTACGACATGAGTGA
- a CDS encoding ABC transporter ATP-binding protein: MAADALIDIRDVTKTYGHGETAVHALQGVSLRVDAGEYVAVMGSSGSGKSTLMNILGCLDVPSRGEYWLDGSNVARLSEDQQALVRGRKIGFIFQSFNLIPRTSALANVELPLTYAHLRRAERRRRANRALELVGLADRTGHRPNQLSGGQQQRVAIARALATGPRILLADEPTGNLDAHSTDEVLGMFDGLHADGRTIIVITHEHDVAARARRLVQVADGRIVSDEVTR; encoded by the coding sequence GTGGCCGCTGACGCCCTGATCGACATCCGGGACGTCACCAAGACGTACGGCCACGGCGAGACCGCGGTACACGCACTCCAGGGTGTGTCGTTGCGCGTCGACGCCGGCGAGTACGTCGCTGTGATGGGCTCCTCCGGATCCGGCAAGTCCACGCTGATGAACATCCTCGGCTGTCTCGACGTACCGTCGCGCGGCGAGTACTGGCTGGACGGCAGCAACGTGGCCCGGCTGAGCGAGGACCAGCAGGCGCTCGTCCGCGGCCGCAAGATCGGGTTCATCTTCCAGTCGTTCAACCTGATCCCGCGGACCAGCGCGCTCGCGAACGTCGAGTTGCCGCTGACCTACGCACACCTGCGCCGGGCCGAACGCCGCCGGCGCGCGAACCGCGCGCTCGAACTCGTCGGTCTCGCGGACCGCACCGGCCACCGGCCGAACCAGCTGTCCGGCGGTCAGCAGCAGCGGGTCGCGATCGCGCGTGCGCTGGCGACCGGTCCGCGGATCCTGCTCGCCGACGAACCGACCGGAAACCTGGACGCGCACTCGACCGACGAGGTGCTCGGGATGTTCGACGGTCTGCACGCCGACGGCCGGACGATCATCGTGATCACCCACGAGCACGACGTCGCCGCTCGCGCCCGGCGACTGGTACAGGTCGCCGACGGCCGGATCGTCTCCGACGAGGTGACGCGCTGA
- a CDS encoding MFS transporter — protein sequence MGLLSAPAGVDKREYWGFSLYDWANSGYVTTVGTVLFAPYLTSVAEQAACGYSGTTDHPCRTNLDVLGLGISPGSLAFYVVTVATLVSALFLPVVGAIADRMARKKLLMCAFAWAGALAACCMVFVGGGRWALGALLLFIGNLCLGSSLVVYDSILIDIAPPDQRDSVSSRAWAFGYAGGFILLLVNLAVVTAHDALGMSQGTAVRLSLLSAGLWWGLFTFFPFLRLRDRPPVSVVQVRSGSLVRQSFGQLGATLKHLRSYPMTMLFLIAYLFFNDGIQTVISVSSTYGEKQLGFETQVLIATILMVQFVAFFGAIVFGRVAARYGAHRTITGGLVIWMLIVIAGFLLPAHQIVPFLAMGAAIGIVLGGTQALSRSAFSQLIPKGREAEYFSLYQAGERGTSWLGTLVFGLVHQITGSYRPAIVALGLFFVVGLVLLVRVDMRRGITEAGNAQPSIV from the coding sequence ATGGGACTTCTCTCCGCCCCGGCCGGTGTGGACAAGCGTGAGTACTGGGGGTTCAGCCTGTACGACTGGGCGAACTCCGGCTACGTCACCACGGTCGGCACCGTCCTGTTCGCGCCGTACCTGACGTCGGTCGCGGAACAGGCCGCCTGCGGGTACTCCGGGACGACCGACCACCCGTGCCGCACCAACCTCGACGTACTGGGGCTGGGCATCTCCCCCGGATCGCTGGCGTTCTACGTCGTGACCGTGGCGACCCTGGTGTCGGCGCTGTTCCTGCCGGTGGTCGGCGCGATCGCGGACCGGATGGCCCGCAAGAAGCTCCTGATGTGCGCGTTCGCGTGGGCCGGCGCACTGGCGGCCTGCTGCATGGTGTTCGTCGGCGGCGGTCGCTGGGCGCTCGGTGCGCTGCTGCTGTTCATCGGCAATCTCTGCCTGGGCTCGTCGTTGGTCGTCTACGACTCGATCCTGATCGACATCGCCCCGCCCGACCAGCGCGACTCGGTCTCGTCCCGCGCATGGGCCTTCGGGTACGCCGGCGGCTTCATCCTGCTCCTGGTCAACCTGGCCGTCGTCACCGCGCACGACGCCCTGGGGATGAGTCAAGGAACGGCGGTCCGGCTCAGTCTGTTGAGTGCTGGGTTGTGGTGGGGGCTGTTCACGTTCTTCCCGTTCCTCCGGCTACGGGACCGGCCGCCGGTGAGCGTCGTACAGGTCCGTAGTGGCAGCCTGGTGCGGCAGAGCTTCGGTCAGCTGGGGGCGACGCTCAAGCATCTGCGCAGCTATCCGATGACGATGCTGTTCCTGATCGCGTACCTGTTCTTCAACGACGGCATCCAGACCGTCATCTCGGTGTCCTCGACGTACGGCGAGAAGCAGCTCGGGTTCGAGACGCAGGTGCTGATCGCGACGATCCTGATGGTGCAGTTCGTGGCGTTCTTCGGCGCGATCGTGTTCGGCCGGGTGGCGGCGCGGTACGGCGCTCATCGCACCATCACCGGCGGGCTGGTGATCTGGATGCTGATCGTGATCGCCGGGTTCCTGCTGCCGGCGCACCAGATCGTGCCGTTCCTCGCGATGGGCGCCGCGATCGGGATCGTGCTCGGCGGGACGCAGGCGCTGTCGCGGTCCGCGTTCAGCCAGCTGATCCCGAAGGGGCGGGAGGCGGAGTACTTCTCGCTGTATCAGGCGGGCGAGCGCGGTACGTCGTGGCTGGGCACGCTGGTGTTCGGGCTGGTGCATCAGATCACCGGGTCTTATCGGCCGGCGATCGTGGCGCTCGGTTTGTTCTTCGTGGTCGGGCTCGTGCTGCTGGTCCGCGTCGACATGCGCCGCGGCATCACCGAGGCCGGGAACGCGCAGCCGAGCATCGTTTAG
- a CDS encoding carbohydrate ABC transporter permease: MTVTSVKPRERSKARPAASAAGSKVYRPYSNWFYLPTAVIYGVLFLVPTFASLYFSLTRWSLFESKFIGLDNFKLFFQEPALVKGFTNTLIYAVVTSGSKVVLGLLLAVLLTSQIVARGYLRSVVFFPVLVSTIGVGLTFTVLMNPEKGLINESLGLLGINGPGWLTDPKWALLSVAAVDVWKGVGLATLIYIAGIVSIPREYIEAARVDGAGSWQQFRRIVLPLSRPATVTVIILSLIGGLRSFDLIWAMTRGGPGFTSDVIASVIYKQYQAGFYGLSTAGNVVLFITVTAIILPLSWFLNRKEVDL; the protein is encoded by the coding sequence ATGACCGTCACCTCGGTGAAACCACGTGAACGCAGCAAGGCGCGACCGGCCGCTTCGGCGGCCGGGAGCAAGGTCTACCGTCCGTACTCGAACTGGTTCTACCTGCCGACCGCCGTCATCTACGGCGTGCTGTTCCTGGTCCCGACGTTCGCCTCGCTCTACTTCAGCCTGACCCGGTGGAGTCTGTTCGAGTCGAAGTTCATCGGGCTGGACAACTTCAAGCTGTTCTTCCAGGAGCCCGCGCTGGTCAAGGGCTTCACCAACACCCTCATCTACGCCGTTGTCACGTCCGGGTCGAAGGTGGTGCTCGGGCTGCTGCTCGCGGTCCTGCTGACGTCCCAGATCGTTGCCCGCGGCTACCTCCGGTCGGTGGTGTTCTTCCCGGTGCTGGTCTCCACGATCGGTGTCGGGCTGACGTTCACCGTGCTGATGAACCCGGAGAAGGGCCTGATCAACGAGTCGCTCGGGCTGCTCGGGATCAACGGTCCCGGCTGGCTGACCGACCCGAAGTGGGCGCTGCTCTCGGTGGCCGCGGTCGACGTGTGGAAGGGCGTCGGTCTCGCGACACTGATCTACATCGCGGGGATCGTCTCGATCCCCCGTGAGTACATCGAGGCCGCCCGGGTCGACGGCGCCGGGTCGTGGCAGCAGTTCCGGCGGATCGTGCTGCCGCTGTCCCGGCCGGCCACCGTCACGGTCATCATCCTGTCGCTGATCGGCGGGCTGCGGTCCTTCGACCTGATCTGGGCGATGACCCGCGGCGGACCCGGGTTCACCTCGGACGTGATCGCGTCGGTGATCTACAAGCAGTACCAGGCCGGGTTCTACGGCCTGTCGACCGCGGGCAACGTGGTGCTGTTCATCACCGTCACAGCGATCATCCTGCCGCTGTCCTGGTTCCTGAACCGCAAGGAGGTGGACCTGTGA
- a CDS encoding class I SAM-dependent methyltransferase has product MNDIQGSYNAAAADYHAILRDYHHADPFERGALDYFARLVEPGPVGDLGCGTGRITSYLAGLGLDVFGIDLTPGMIEVARREYPELRFEVGSLFDLDLKDGELAGALAWYSLVHTPREDLPAVFAELYRVLQPGGYLVHGFKVGGGSRHLSNAYGHDLDLEVYSYDPTDVAGLLAGAGFAEVATLTRAAMPGEKDKAQAAHIVRKPATP; this is encoded by the coding sequence GTGAACGACATCCAAGGGTCTTACAACGCCGCCGCCGCCGACTACCACGCGATCCTGCGGGACTACCACCACGCGGATCCGTTCGAGCGCGGTGCGCTCGACTACTTCGCGCGGCTGGTCGAGCCTGGCCCGGTCGGGGATCTCGGTTGCGGGACCGGGCGGATAACGTCGTACCTGGCCGGGCTCGGTCTGGATGTGTTCGGGATCGACCTCACGCCGGGGATGATCGAGGTGGCGCGCCGGGAGTACCCCGAGCTGCGGTTCGAGGTCGGGTCGCTGTTCGACCTCGACCTGAAGGACGGTGAGCTCGCCGGCGCGCTCGCGTGGTATTCGCTCGTGCACACGCCGCGCGAGGACCTGCCGGCGGTGTTCGCGGAGCTGTACCGCGTGCTGCAGCCCGGCGGCTACCTCGTGCACGGCTTCAAGGTCGGCGGCGGCAGCCGGCATCTGAGCAACGCCTACGGTCACGACCTCGACCTGGAGGTCTACAGCTACGACCCCACGGACGTGGCCGGGCTGCTCGCCGGCGCCGGGTTCGCCGAGGTGGCGACCCTGACGCGCGCGGCGATGCCCGGCGAGAAGGACAAGGCGCAGGCGGCGCACATCGTCCGTAAACCGGCTACCCCTTGA
- a CDS encoding ABC transporter substrate-binding protein gives MRFRPGASGLALLAVSSLVLSACSAGSLGSSSDSGSNSVEITYLIGNQDQDVKEANQLIKDFTAKNPGITIKTETRPAGTEGDNIVKTRLSTGDMPDVFGYNTGSLFQAIAPQKNLVSISDQPYIGNLDDNFKKTVTADGQVYGVPVGGFMGGAVLYSIPVYTKLGLKIPKTWAEFMANNAKIKANDPGVAPVIQTYGETWTSQLFVLGDFHNVAAAEPSFADDYTANKAKYATSPAALKGFEHTEAVHDAGYENKDFASAKLPDGLKMLATGKGAHYPILSGVVANMVATYPDAAKTVGLFALPGDDASKNGLTLWTPGGLYIPKTTTGDKLDAAKKFLAFVASPDGCASQNTAGAPTGPYAVKGCTLGNDVPQAIKDMQPYLDKPDGSSLALEFLSPVKGPSLEQITVEVGSGIRKAKDGAARYDEDVKKQAQQLGLAGW, from the coding sequence ATGAGGTTCCGCCCAGGAGCTAGCGGACTGGCGCTTCTCGCCGTCAGTTCGCTGGTGCTTTCCGCGTGCAGCGCGGGCAGTCTCGGATCCAGCAGTGACTCCGGCAGCAACTCGGTCGAGATCACGTACCTGATCGGCAACCAGGATCAGGACGTGAAGGAGGCCAACCAGCTGATCAAGGACTTCACCGCGAAGAACCCCGGTATCACGATCAAGACGGAGACCCGGCCGGCCGGCACGGAGGGCGACAACATCGTCAAGACCCGGCTGTCCACCGGCGACATGCCCGACGTCTTCGGCTACAACACCGGGTCGCTGTTCCAGGCGATCGCCCCGCAGAAGAACCTGGTGTCGATCAGCGACCAGCCGTACATCGGCAATCTCGACGACAACTTCAAGAAGACCGTGACCGCCGACGGCCAGGTGTACGGCGTACCCGTCGGCGGCTTCATGGGCGGCGCGGTGCTCTACAGCATCCCGGTCTACACCAAGCTCGGTCTGAAGATCCCCAAGACCTGGGCCGAGTTCATGGCCAACAACGCCAAGATCAAGGCGAACGACCCCGGCGTCGCCCCGGTGATCCAGACGTACGGCGAGACCTGGACGTCGCAGCTGTTCGTCCTCGGGGACTTCCACAACGTCGCCGCGGCCGAGCCGTCGTTCGCCGACGACTACACCGCGAACAAGGCGAAGTACGCCACCTCACCGGCCGCGCTCAAGGGGTTCGAGCACACCGAGGCAGTGCACGACGCCGGTTACGAGAACAAGGACTTCGCCTCGGCGAAGCTGCCGGACGGCCTGAAGATGCTTGCCACCGGCAAGGGTGCGCACTACCCGATCCTGTCCGGCGTGGTCGCGAACATGGTCGCCACCTACCCGGACGCCGCCAAGACCGTCGGCCTGTTCGCGTTGCCTGGTGACGACGCGAGCAAGAACGGCCTGACGCTGTGGACGCCGGGCGGCCTGTACATCCCGAAGACCACGACCGGCGACAAGCTCGACGCGGCGAAGAAGTTCCTCGCCTTCGTCGCCAGCCCGGACGGCTGCGCCTCGCAGAACACCGCCGGCGCACCGACCGGTCCGTACGCCGTCAAGGGCTGCACGCTCGGCAACGACGTACCGCAGGCGATCAAGGACATGCAGCCGTACCTCGACAAGCCTGACGGGTCGAGCCTGGCGCTGGAGTTCCTGTCGCCGGTCAAGGGCCCGTCGCTCGAGCAGATCACGGTCGAGGTGGGCTCCGGTATCCGCAAGGCGAAGGACGGCGCCGCGCGGTACGACGAAGACGTGAAGAAGCAGGCACAGCAGCTCGGCCTGGCAGGTTGGTGA
- a CDS encoding aminotransferase class V-fold PLP-dependent enzyme — protein MTVLSPRPDLWTLDPGVLHLNHGSYGAVPRRTQEVMAALRMEMDANPMVWFRTVADRLTASRLALASFLETDPSGFALVPNASAGVTVALATLPIPAGSRIVLTDHTYGAVRYAAERFAKEHQAEIVIVHIPLEADDETVVSLIADRLDNASVLIVDQITSGTAKVLPVEALVEAAHAHGVPIVIDGAHAPALIDAPAPVGADFWTGNFHKWPAAPRATAGLVVAEQWRTATMPLIVSWSEYDERMPERFDMQGTYDYVPWIAAPESLNVLADLDWPTRRPQLTTLVEEGARVLAKSLGTGIAEVVHPPTTMRLVELPSSVDLSGGDALKMRISRELKAEITFTGFEERKFIRLSAHGYNSLADYQKLSEGLRTVLG, from the coding sequence GTGACGGTACTCAGCCCCCGCCCCGACCTGTGGACCCTCGACCCCGGCGTCCTCCACCTCAACCACGGCTCGTACGGCGCCGTGCCGCGCCGGACCCAGGAGGTGATGGCCGCCCTCCGGATGGAGATGGATGCCAACCCGATGGTCTGGTTCCGGACCGTCGCCGACCGGCTGACAGCCAGCCGGCTCGCGCTGGCGTCGTTCCTGGAGACCGACCCGTCCGGATTCGCCCTGGTCCCGAACGCGAGCGCCGGCGTCACCGTCGCGCTCGCCACCCTGCCGATCCCGGCAGGCAGCCGGATCGTGCTGACCGACCACACGTACGGCGCGGTGCGGTACGCCGCCGAGCGGTTCGCCAAGGAACACCAGGCCGAGATCGTGATCGTCCACATCCCGCTCGAGGCCGACGACGAGACCGTGGTCTCGCTGATCGCGGACCGGCTCGACAACGCCTCCGTGCTGATCGTCGACCAGATCACCTCCGGTACGGCGAAGGTGCTGCCGGTGGAGGCCCTGGTCGAGGCAGCGCACGCGCACGGCGTACCGATCGTGATCGACGGCGCGCATGCCCCTGCTCTGATCGACGCCCCGGCTCCCGTCGGCGCCGACTTCTGGACCGGCAACTTCCACAAGTGGCCGGCCGCACCGCGGGCGACCGCCGGGCTGGTGGTCGCGGAACAGTGGCGCACGGCAACGATGCCGCTGATCGTCTCGTGGTCGGAGTACGACGAGCGGATGCCGGAGCGCTTCGACATGCAGGGCACGTACGACTACGTGCCGTGGATCGCCGCGCCCGAGTCGCTCAACGTGCTCGCCGACCTGGACTGGCCGACCCGGCGCCCGCAGCTGACCACGCTGGTCGAGGAGGGCGCACGGGTGCTGGCCAAGTCGCTGGGGACCGGTATCGCCGAGGTCGTCCACCCGCCGACGACGATGCGGCTGGTCGAGCTGCCGTCTTCGGTCGACCTGTCCGGCGGCGATGCGCTGAAGATGCGGATCTCGCGTGAGCTGAAGGCCGAGATCACCTTCACCGGCTTCGAGGAGCGCAAGTTCATCCGGTTGTCGGCGCATGGGTACAACTCGCTCGCGGACTACCAGAAACTGTCGGAGGGACTTCGTACAGTCCTCGGGTGA
- a CDS encoding glycerophosphodiester phosphodiesterase, with protein MYPYLDHDGPIAMAHRGGAKHPDNIGYENSLHAFQHAVDLGYTYLETDLHATSDGVVIAFHDDKLDRVTDRTGVIAELPWSEVSKAKINGHEPIPRLDELLEQFPDIRFNLDIKAEGGLEPAAAVLKAAGAIDRVCVSSFSQSRVRRIRKLLGPRLCTGYGEFEILLIRFLPFGLPAAGACLQIPQAYGPLKVLTPGLIKRAHARGKQVHVWTVDDPAQMRELLDAGVDGIITDRTDLLRDVLMDRGQWS; from the coding sequence GTGTACCCCTACCTCGACCATGACGGCCCGATCGCGATGGCTCATCGAGGCGGCGCGAAACACCCGGACAACATCGGCTACGAGAACTCGCTGCACGCGTTCCAGCACGCGGTCGACCTCGGGTACACCTACCTCGAGACCGACCTGCACGCGACCAGCGACGGCGTGGTGATCGCGTTCCACGACGACAAGCTCGACCGGGTCACCGACCGCACCGGAGTGATCGCCGAGCTGCCGTGGTCCGAGGTCAGCAAGGCCAAGATCAACGGCCACGAGCCGATCCCCCGGCTGGACGAGCTGCTCGAGCAGTTCCCGGACATCCGGTTCAACCTGGACATCAAGGCCGAGGGCGGTCTGGAGCCGGCGGCAGCCGTACTGAAGGCCGCCGGCGCGATCGACCGGGTCTGCGTCTCGTCGTTCTCCCAGTCCCGGGTACGCCGGATCCGCAAGCTGCTCGGTCCGCGGCTGTGCACCGGGTACGGCGAGTTCGAGATCCTGCTGATCCGGTTCCTGCCGTTCGGGCTGCCGGCGGCCGGGGCGTGTCTGCAGATCCCGCAGGCGTACGGGCCGTTGAAGGTGCTGACGCCCGGGCTGATCAAACGAGCGCATGCCAGGGGCAAGCAAGTGCACGTCTGGACGGTCGACGATCCGGCACAGATGCGGGAGCTGCTCGACGCCGGGGTCGACGGCATCATCACCGACCGGACCGACCTGCTGCGCGACGTACTGATGGACCGGGGACAATGGAGCTGA
- a CDS encoding carbohydrate ABC transporter permease, whose protein sequence is MSTAELVNHRPGRKWVLSAVAIIVSIVVFVIPFAFIVLTAVKDRTQSADLSFSWPHQFRFVQNFIEVVEARDYMLVIAFINSTILTVASVTGMVVLAAMAGFVLQRRKSRWNGFINFLVLAGLIIPPAVVPTIWVLQKLGMFKTMPGLILIEIAYGLSFCILLFRAFVATIPRELDEAAIIDGAGPLRLFFQVVFPLLRSVIVTVVVVQSVNVFNDFVNPLYFLPGDQNATVQLTLYNFSSQFTTQYNLLFMDILLITIPPLIMFLFFNRQIVAGLTSGAIKG, encoded by the coding sequence GTGAGTACGGCGGAACTCGTCAACCACCGCCCGGGTCGCAAGTGGGTGCTGAGCGCGGTCGCGATCATCGTCTCGATCGTCGTGTTCGTGATCCCGTTCGCGTTCATCGTGCTGACCGCGGTGAAGGACCGGACCCAGTCGGCCGACCTGAGCTTCTCCTGGCCGCACCAGTTCCGCTTCGTGCAGAACTTCATCGAGGTGGTCGAGGCCCGCGACTACATGCTGGTGATCGCGTTCATCAACAGCACGATCCTGACCGTGGCCAGCGTCACCGGGATGGTGGTGCTCGCGGCCATGGCCGGGTTCGTGCTGCAGCGCCGCAAGAGCCGGTGGAACGGGTTCATCAACTTCCTGGTGCTGGCCGGGCTGATCATCCCGCCGGCCGTCGTACCGACGATCTGGGTGCTGCAGAAGCTCGGCATGTTCAAGACGATGCCGGGGTTGATCCTGATCGAGATCGCCTACGGGCTGTCGTTCTGCATCCTGCTGTTCCGCGCGTTCGTCGCGACGATCCCGCGGGAGCTGGACGAGGCGGCGATCATCGACGGCGCCGGGCCGTTGCGGTTGTTCTTCCAGGTCGTGTTCCCGTTGCTCAGATCCGTGATCGTCACGGTCGTGGTGGTGCAGTCGGTCAACGTGTTCAACGACTTCGTGAACCCGTTGTACTTCCTGCCCGGTGACCAGAACGCCACCGTGCAGCTGACCTTGTACAACTTCTCGAGTCAGTTCACGACGCAGTACAACCTGCTGTTCATGGACATCCTGCTGATCACGATCCCGCCGTTGATCATGTTCCTGTTCTTCAACCGCCAGATCGTCGCCGGACTGACTTCCGGAGCGATCAAGGGGTAG
- a CDS encoding class I SAM-dependent methyltransferase has product MAESFGTDAELYDRARPRYPSALIDSVISSAPGSAVLDVGCGTGIAARQFRAAGCRVVGVEVDERMAAFARSTGVEVEVSAFESWEPAGRTFDALVAGMTWHWIDPTVGAAKAADVLRPGGCFAAFWYVLQPPPDLGAAFAAVHREVLPDSPVNSQVAAAPLGAYEHFLDRTADSLTATGAFTDLERPTYPWSCHYTRDEWLDQLRTSGMAKPLADAGKLDEVLDRTGAAIDAAGGSFTLDSTAVALTATRS; this is encoded by the coding sequence ATGGCTGAGTCGTTCGGAACTGACGCGGAGCTGTACGACCGAGCTCGCCCTCGCTATCCGTCTGCCTTGATCGATTCGGTCATCTCCTCTGCGCCCGGGTCGGCGGTGCTCGATGTCGGGTGTGGGACGGGGATCGCCGCGCGGCAGTTCCGGGCTGCTGGTTGCCGGGTGGTTGGCGTGGAGGTGGATGAGCGGATGGCAGCGTTCGCCCGCAGTACCGGAGTCGAGGTCGAGGTTTCGGCGTTCGAGTCCTGGGAGCCGGCCGGTCGCACCTTCGACGCGCTCGTCGCCGGCATGACCTGGCACTGGATCGACCCGACCGTCGGCGCCGCCAAAGCAGCTGACGTACTCCGACCAGGCGGCTGCTTCGCCGCCTTCTGGTATGTCCTCCAACCGCCACCCGACCTCGGCGCCGCCTTCGCAGCCGTCCACCGTGAGGTCCTGCCAGACAGCCCGGTCAACTCTCAGGTCGCCGCCGCACCGCTCGGCGCCTACGAGCACTTCCTCGACCGAACCGCCGACAGCCTCACCGCGACCGGCGCGTTCACCGACCTCGAGCGCCCGACGTACCCCTGGAGCTGTCACTACACCCGCGACGAGTGGCTCGACCAGCTCCGCACCAGCGGCATGGCCAAACCGCTCGCCGACGCCGGCAAACTCGACGAGGTGCTCGACCGCACCGGAGCCGCCATCGACGCCGCGGGCGGCAGCTTCACCCTCGACTCCACCGCCGTCGCCCTCACCGCCACCCGCAGCTGA